The sequence CAAGGTGGGGGCAGGTGGTTCCTCGGGCCCTGAAGGAGCTCCCCCACTCAGGCACCCAAATCATCCTCTGGGCAGCAAGATGTCGATAATGAGATTCATCCGATGTCACTTAGGTCTTCCGAGTGAACCCAGTGTGGAGGAGAGCAGAGACACAGGTAGGGAGGATCCTCCGGCTGGGACAGAAAGCAGCCTTCTGTGGACTTCCCCGGGGATCCAGGACTTAAGAAGCCACTGACTAAGGCGAGGGACTCGGGTTCAGTGCCTGGCCCAGAGAGATTCCGCGTGCTGCGGGCCCCTGAGCCACTGAGCTCCGCAACCAGAGCAGCCCCTCACCACAGCTGGAGGGAGCCCAgggcagcagcgaagacccacaccgccagaaaagaaagaaagaacgcAAAGCAGCTTTCTCTTTGGCCTTGGAGACATGTGGGGTCTGGAGGAAGAGACAGGAAGTTGAAAGAGTCTCGAGAAGGAAGTAGAGGcaggagggctggagggaggtGGTCACCAGAGAGACTGACGTGAGCTTTTCTCCCATTTCTGACCCCAGAGAGAAGCCTCCAGGTGCTGCTAGAACCTGCTCAGGGGCAGTTCCTTGTGCTCTGAGAAGGGGGACCCACTCACTTCCCGAGCTGAGGGCCTGCCCCGGAATGAAGGGGCAGCTGAGACAAGTCGCCTTCAAGCACCGGATGGAGAACGAGGCGCAGGGAGGTGGACGGACTGACCACGAGGCACAGAGGAACCAGTGTGGACGGGGCCCCTGCTTCTGGAGCCTGAGGCGGAGCAGGCTGGGGAAGAACGGCCCAAAGAGGGCTCTCCTGGCCTCAGCCCCTGGGTCCTGGGGGACTCTGCAAGCCGAAACATGAAAGGACTTGGATCAGATAAGGAACCAGAGCCTGCCTTGTCCCTGCAGCCAGAAAGAAACCAGGAGAATACAagttctctctcactttctcctGCAGTCCCATTCATATACTCTTCCTTTTGTTGTGATTTTTATGAGCCTTGCTGCTGCTCTGGGTGAAtccccaggtgtgtgtgtgtgtgtgtgtgtgtgtgtgtgtgtgtgtgtgcgcgcgcgcgcgcgcaagGAGGTCACCCATAATTGACTGCCCTTTTTGAACCTGGCCAGAGGCTCTTCTGATTCTCCAGGGCCAGCTTCTCTCCTGGAAACTCCAGAAAACATGTCTTCACTTCAAAAAACCTCAGACTGTGGCTTCCGATGAAGTGTCTCCTCCAGTCTGGGTGAGGGGTCAAGATGTGAAGAAGAGGGAGacggaggggaaggggaagagacacagagacgacatgagacagacagacagacacggaCAGCAAAAGGAAGCGGGGGAGAAGCAGAGATGGTGAGGACTTGACCGGGAGGAGACGGAGGTAGAAAGACCTGGAAACAagctcagagagacagagagggactgCCAGGGAGGGACACGCCGCCAGCTCCATgccagagagaagggaaggaacaaGAGTGATTTGCGGAGAGGACGGCAGGAGAGCCCGGGAAAGCGGGCGGGCAGACAGTTcagaaggagaggaaggggaaagggCAGCAGAGAGAGACCCGAGGAGGAACAGGGGCAGGGGGTGAGGAGGCAGAGGGGACGCCGCCGCAGACGGAAGGAGAGTGGAAGAAGGCAGAGGCGCGCCCGTGCCCTCGCTGCTAGCAGCCGGGAAGCCGCCGAGCCTGTCCGCCGTGGCCGTGGCCGGGAAGGGCCCTCGGGCGAcccgggggaggagggaggggcgggcCGGCGGCGACGCCCCGGGGTGGGGCCGGCCGGTATAAGCTCGGCCTGCCCGCACCTGGCAGGGCCAGCTCCCGGCAGGTGGCGGCGGCCAGCCCGGCCCAGCATGAGCTCCTTCGACCTCCCGgcgccctccccgccccgctgCAGCCCCCAGTTCCCCAGCCTCGGCCAGGAGCCCCCCGAGATGAGCCTTTACTACGAGAACTTCTTCCACCCCCAGGGCGCGCCCAGCCCGCAGCGGCCCCCCTCCTTCGAGGGTGGCGGGGAGTACGGGGCCGCCCCCAACCCCTACCTCTGGCTCAACGGGCCGGCCGTGACCCCGCCACCCTACCTGCCAGGCGGCagccccttcctgccccaggcCTACGGCGGCGTGCAGAGGCAGCTGCTGCCCGCAGGCGTGCCCGCGCTGGGGGCCGGCGACCTGGGCTGGCTGCCGCTCCCCTCGCAGGAGGAGCTGATGAAGCTGGTGCGGCCGCCCTACTCCTACTCGGCGCTCATCGCCATGGCCATCCACGGGGCGCCCGACAAGCGCCTCACCCTCAGCCAGATCTACCAGTACGTGGCCGACAACTTCCCCTTCTACAACAAGAGCAAGGCCGGCTGGCAGAACTCCATCCGCCACAACCTGTCTCTCAACGACTGCTTCAAGAAGGTGCCCCGCGACGAGGACGACCCGGGTAAGGGGCCGTGGGCGCGGGGCCACCCCCGAGCAAGGCTCCGTCCTCCCGGCACCCGTTCTCGGAAGCCCCGAGGGGCGGTGGGCAGCACGAGTCCGCGGTAGAGGCGTCCGGTCCGCAGGCAGATGTGCCGCTGACCGCTGAgtgacctctgagccacctctGAGCCTCGGGTTTCCCGTCCGAAAGCCAGGACCAGGGTAGTAGTCGCTCTGCCGGGCTTGTGGGCAGTGGGCTCGTGAGATGATGCCCTCGAGGTGTTTGGTGCTGACAGAAGCTGCGTGGACCGCAGTGACTGACCGTGGAGTCAGACCCCAGCATCAGCGCGGAGGCTCCTGCGGGCGCTGTGACTGCTACACGAAGCCACGTGCGCTCCAGGCCCGCGGGGAGGGACCAGACGGCCGTGGGACAGCCGCTCCGGGCGCGCTGCGCCGCGGCCTCCTTTACTCAAGCCCTGCAGGGTGGCTCTTCCTACCCTCCTTTCATCAGCCGAGGAACATAACAGCCGGAGGCACCCTGCCTAGGGCGACACAGAAAGATGTGACCGTGAGGGAGCAAGCGTCTGAACGGAGGTCCCTCTCGCGCCAGGGCGTGAGCCGTTCCTTTATAACGAGCAGTTTCTAGAACGTGGAGgcgtgtgcgtgcttagtcactcagtggtgccaGACATTTTaggaccccggggactgtagcccaccaggctcccctgtccacggcaTTTTCCtgccaagagtgctggagtgggtcaccttctcccagtgatcttgcttctccagggcatcttcccaaccgagggatcaaacgcaggtctctgGCATCACAGaaggattcttcactgtctgagccagcagggaagcccatagggaTGCACAGAGAGTAATATATTGCATATCGtgcatccacttcccagaattaAAGTGCACTCCTGTCACGCCACAGGAAGCCAGCACACCTCTCAGAAGAATCCCACTCCCACCCACCCTGAGGGTCGTGAGAGCAGGACTGTTGGTCCTACAGAGGAACGCGAGCGTTCTCCCTTCGGCTGAGAGATGCGGCAGGCAGGGCTCAGATTGTCCCTCCCGGGCACAAAGCCCCTTTCGCACGTCTAGCATTAGCCCCCTCTCACAGCCAGCCTGAGGAAGAAGGGGCAGGTCCAGGGGGCCCACTTCTTAAACTAGGAAACCCAGGCCTGCCCCAGGTCCCCAGTCTGAAGCTGGGACTCCAGTTCACCCTGAGTTCACGCTCAGGACCTTCAGAGAGCCCTCTGTTTCTCCCTGAGTTCTCTTTCCCATCAGCAATGGAAGAAGCCCCTCCCTTGCCTTGGCCCCAGTACTCGAACCTCTTGAAGAGGCCACACAGTAAACTCCTTCATAGCTCAGGCCTCACTCTGCACTCCAAGAGTGCCAAGGTGTGAGGTGGATGCTTGAGCAAAGATCCGTGTGGTGTGATGCCTGGTGAGTTTGtggcatttctcttttcttctctgcctttctgCATCGGTTACCTTTGGTTTTAGCTTATGACAAACAAGGCGGAATAGAAGCAAAGTACTGGCTCTGTCTCTGTGCTTACCCTCTCCCACTCTTGTGCCAGGCAAAGGGAATTACTGGACCCTGGACCCCAACTGTGAGAAGATGTTCGACAATGGAAATTTCcgcaggaagaggaagagaaaatcaGATGTCTCCTCCAGCACGGGCCCTATGGCCTCAGAGAAAACGGAGGCTGGTCTCCTGGGAGGCAGCCCCGAGACCGCAGAGGCCCAGGACATCTTGGACGGCGCTGCACCGGGCCCCACCGGCTCCCCGGAGAAGCGGTCAACGCCGCCCCCGCCAGGCACCCCATGCCTCAGCAGCTTCCTCTCGACCATGTCAGCCTATGTGAGCGGGCCGAGCCCCGTGAGCCGCCCCGCGGCAACCACGCCGGGACTGAGCCTGGAGCCCGCTGACAAGGCGGGGCAGAACTCGCTGAGTTTCAGCTCCTACACCCCCCTCACCAACATCAGCGGCCCTGCGGGTGGGGGTGAGTGGGCCAGCCCCATGCCCAGCAACGCTCTGGGCTTTGGGGGCTCTGTCCTCAATCAGTTCAGCACCCCCTTCTACGGGAGCGTCAGCACGAACAGCGTCCTGTACCCCAGGGAGGGCACTGAGGTCTAGAAACAGAGCAGCTCCTGAGCCAGGCCCCATGGACATGCCGGGGTCCTCCATGCCGCTGCTGCAGACCTCTGAATCGCCCAAGCACACACAGGAGGCTCAGAGGAGCTCATCTTTTTTCTGGAACGTTGTATAAACCTTGTGTGTATCACATAGCCACCCACACAACCCAACAAACTTTGCAGTGGACACGTTGGTACCTGCGTGACAGTAACCACCCTggccatttactgagcacttctgTGCTAGGTGCTGTATGAGGGTCTTTGAAGGTATGATTTCTCTCTCTATTTCCAGCCGCCTTGTGAGAGTCATATGAATCtacccatttaacagatgagaaaactgaggctcgaGGAAGTTAAGTCACTTTCCCAGAGTCATGCAAGGAAGCGGTGGAGCAGGGAGTCAAGTGCAGGTTCTGGTGACTCCCCTCAAAGTTTGGGCCAACAGAGGCAGGAAAGGAGGGATTGGTTGAGCAGACAAGGAAAGTCAGTGTGACAAGTTGATGATGGCAAACACATCAAAATCTCTCCACTGCCTTCCAGCCAGCCATCACATTTAGTACCAGCCCTGGGTACATCTCGTCTTGGTCCAGGCCTTTACTCTGTGGCCCACAACTTACCTGCCAACACCCCTTGTGCTACTACTCAAGGGGGGAGCCCAGATCCCTGCCCCTGCTGGACAGCGTGCCTAACCTCCCCCGACGGAGGGAGCTTGCCTCCCCAGACCCATAGACCAGGAGCcaggcagggaagggaggagtGTGCACCTCAAACTCCCACCCCTGCTCCACCCACTGGCAAAATCTCGTAAAGCCCAACTTCCTGTGTGCACGTCATGGACCAGTGAGCTGGAGGTGGCTGAGTCTTCCAAGAAAAACAAGGGAGAATCAGTGATTCCTTTTTCATAACCCAGGAGGGGCTTCAGACAACCACAGAGGGGTCCGCACGGGCAGCTCGTGGgatctttttcctgtttttgtgcGTGCTTTATGTACCAGTGATGCCGCACCACAGCACATCCTGGaaagtgattttgttttcttatgtcctttttaattaaaaaaaaaaaactacatgtgTCCCTTCCTTGTGAGTTTTCCTGTCTATTGAGTTGACTCAATATGGAGCCAAGTGCAGCCTGGAGCTAAAGGCTTTGGGGATAGGAGGTGGAGACAGCACAGGTATCAGTCTCTTCCCCTCCTCCACGCTGACACAGAGACAAAACAAAGCTCCTCAGAAAAAGAGGGGAGCTTGTGGGACACAAAATCTGGCCTGGGATTGCCGTCCATGCAATCATCACCCCTGCATTGTGATCACATAACCCCACCCCCAACAGCCCTGTGCAGGGAGTGGAGCTAACCCCATCACTACACAGACCAGAAAGTGGAGGGTCAGAGGGGTCGAGCAAATTTCCTCGAGTCCTCAGCCGGTTCCTGCCCACGTCTGCTGACCCCGCACCTCATCACGCTGTAGTGCAGCCTCGGAGGCGGCTCCCTAGTGGCAGTGACAGCAGTCCCGCTGGCTGCAGCTCACCGAGGGCTGCAGGAGGCGCCGGGCCAAGCGCTATGCAGAGGGGGCTTTGGAACTCACCTCAGTGCACATGTGCAGACCCTGGCAAGTCACTTGGGTGCCTGGCACAGTGACCGCTAGAGGACTTGCGCACAGAAGCTGGAGGTCTTCTAGCTGGAGAGACCTCCGCAGACGTGCTTGCATCACGCCATGCCAAGCGGCTCTCTCAGGCTCTGGGAGGCTGTCTTTCCCTGGAGTAAGAGAACATgtttgtcatgtccgactctttgtgaccccgtggactgtagccgccatgctcctctgtccacgaaattttctcggcaagaatactggagtgggttgccattcccttctccaggggatcttcccaatccaggtatccaatctgggtctcctgtactgcaggcagattcttttactgtctgagccaccagggaggcctagagtTAGAGGAGATGGTAAATAATGCtgttgatgataataataataaaagtatccATTGTAGGTTTACTGTGTGACAGGCGCTGTGTTAGGACTTGAACTGCCTTATAGCATTTAATCCTCCAAATAGCCCACTACCATCAAtactattatctcc is a genomic window of Ovis aries strain OAR_USU_Benz2616 breed Rambouillet chromosome 16, ARS-UI_Ramb_v3.0, whole genome shotgun sequence containing:
- the FOXI1 gene encoding forkhead box protein I1, coding for MSSFDLPAPSPPRCSPQFPSLGQEPPEMSLYYENFFHPQGAPSPQRPPSFEGGGEYGAAPNPYLWLNGPAVTPPPYLPGGSPFLPQAYGGVQRQLLPAGVPALGAGDLGWLPLPSQEELMKLVRPPYSYSALIAMAIHGAPDKRLTLSQIYQYVADNFPFYNKSKAGWQNSIRHNLSLNDCFKKVPRDEDDPGKGNYWTLDPNCEKMFDNGNFRRKRKRKSDVSSSTGPMASEKTEAGLLGGSPETAEAQDILDGAAPGPTGSPEKRSTPPPPGTPCLSSFLSTMSAYVSGPSPVSRPAATTPGLSLEPADKAGQNSLSFSSYTPLTNISGPAGGGEWASPMPSNALGFGGSVLNQFSTPFYGSVSTNSVLYPREGTEV